A single genomic interval of Prunus dulcis chromosome 5, ALMONDv2, whole genome shotgun sequence harbors:
- the LOC117628183 gene encoding putative invertase inhibitor produces the protein MRRFSSFSKIIITFLVLFHSTIMGSNELIQLSCKKASQGDPNLSYKFCVSSLEANAKGHSLDLQELVVISLNLTIANATNINSTISNLLKDKAFDNFAKERLRGCSELYADAIPTLQEALCAFQSKDFAKANIEVSSAMDASSTCEDGFKEKKGEVSPLRKENDVFFQLNAISLAFINTLASI, from the coding sequence atgaggCGTTTCTCTTCATTTTCCAAGATTATCATCACTTTTCTGGTTCTGTTTCATAGCACAATTATGGGTTCTAACGAGCTCATCCAACTCTCTTGCAAGAAGGCTTCACAAGGAGATCCAAATTTGAGCTACAAGTTTTGTGTTTCAAGCCTTGAGGCCAACGCCAAAGGCCATAGCTTAGACCTTCAAGAACTAGTCGTCATCTCACTCAACCTCACCATAGCCAATGCCACAAACATCAACTCCACCATTTCAAACCTTTTGAAGGACAAAGCATTTGACAACTTTGCAAAGGAACGCTTGCGAGGCTGCTCCGAGCTCTACGCTGACGCCATTCCTACCCTACAAGAAGCTCTTTGTGCTTTTCAGTCCAAGGACTTTGCTAAGGCCAATATAGAAGTGAGTTCTGCAATGGATGCTTCTTCTACATGTGAAGATGGCTTCAAGGAGAAGAAAGGTGAAGTGTCTCCATTGAGAAAGGAGAATGATGTTTTCTTTCAACTGAACGCCATTTCTCTTGCTTTTATCAACACTCTGGCTTCAATATAG